The proteins below come from a single Serratia ficaria genomic window:
- a CDS encoding NosD domain-containing protein, with protein MASKNYYDVTEWGVGNPHQDIGMVINSIIADIKNRQTQTDINDAGKPGAVIYIPPGDYHLTTQVVIDISYLKIMGSGHGFTSSSIRFNTPQSDWKNWHEVWPGGSRILVDLVPQSGDEEYKGAAFYVRRDGEPRISSVEFADFCIDGLHFVNDNPGHNEPENSYVNGKTGIYIASAQDSFRITGMGIVYLEHGVTIYNADALSVHDNFIAECGNCIELRGAGQASKITDNLIGAGYNGYSIYAQNFGGLLIAANNVFPRGSSSVHFSGVMRSTITGNRLHSFYPGMLVLENNCSENLVSANHFLREHEPWPPMQGYDNGLDDSYGLLYLSGDNNSVISNHISENIDTQYLKPSGIKPVIIRVVAGKGNFITSNHIVATTETSAEKSPATHSCFDAQVGALLTVEALEPLDVTAVQVEKAAQQNTVLDSGTETQVVMDRTVNAFRATPAPGV; from the coding sequence ATGGCCAGTAAAAATTATTACGACGTAACCGAATGGGGTGTTGGCAATCCGCATCAGGATATCGGCATGGTAATTAACAGCATTATTGCGGATATTAAAAACCGGCAGACGCAAACAGACATTAATGATGCTGGAAAGCCAGGTGCGGTTATTTACATTCCACCGGGCGACTACCACTTAACCACCCAGGTAGTGATTGATATCAGCTATCTTAAAATTATGGGGTCCGGCCACGGGTTTACCTCTTCGAGCATCCGCTTCAATACTCCCCAAAGCGACTGGAAAAACTGGCATGAAGTGTGGCCGGGCGGTAGCCGCATCCTGGTCGATCTTGTTCCTCAGTCCGGTGATGAAGAGTATAAAGGCGCCGCATTTTACGTTAGGCGGGACGGCGAACCACGTATCAGTTCGGTTGAGTTCGCTGATTTCTGCATCGACGGTTTGCACTTTGTGAACGATAACCCGGGCCATAACGAGCCGGAAAACAGCTACGTTAACGGCAAAACGGGTATCTATATCGCCAGCGCTCAGGACTCATTTCGCATTACTGGCATGGGGATAGTCTATCTTGAGCATGGGGTGACTATCTACAATGCGGACGCGCTTTCTGTCCACGATAATTTTATCGCCGAGTGCGGCAACTGCATTGAACTGCGTGGTGCCGGGCAGGCATCCAAAATCACCGATAATTTGATAGGCGCCGGTTATAACGGCTACTCAATTTATGCACAGAACTTTGGTGGTCTGCTCATTGCAGCAAACAATGTCTTCCCGCGCGGTTCCAGCAGCGTCCATTTTTCCGGGGTGATGCGCTCAACGATTACCGGCAACAGGCTCCACTCGTTTTATCCGGGTATGCTGGTGCTTGAGAATAACTGTTCGGAAAACCTGGTTTCAGCCAACCACTTCTTGCGCGAGCATGAGCCCTGGCCCCCCATGCAGGGATATGATAATGGATTAGATGACTCATACGGCCTGCTCTATCTTAGCGGTGATAATAACTCCGTTATCTCTAACCATATTTCGGAAAATATCGACACTCAATATCTTAAACCATCCGGCATTAAGCCTGTGATTATCCGCGTTGTGGCAGGGAAAGGTAATTTTATCACCAGCAATCACATCGTTGCCACCACAGAAACTTCAGCGGAAAAATCCCCGGCAACGCACTCGTGCTTTGATGCGCAGGTGGGCGCGTTGCTGACGGTCGAAGCCCTTGAACCGCTCGATGTGACTGCCGTACAGGTGGAGAAAGCCGCACAGCAAAATACAGTCCTGGATTCGGGAACTGAGACGCAGGTTGTTATGGACAGAACGGTAAATGCGTTCCGGGCAACGCCTGCGCCTGGAGTGTAG
- a CDS encoding glycoside-pentoside-hexuronide (GPH):cation symporter produces MSANGKHGAYEKLSLKEKIGYGMGDAGSCMIWSVLALYLTWFYTDVYGLEPGIVGTLFLVIRIFDAFSDPVMGAVCDRTKSRWGKFRPWLLWMALPFGLGAIAMFTTPDLSMSGKIIYAWVTYLIMSLIYTAINIPYCSVAGVITLNQKERMSCLSWRFFLNGLATLIISSSILPLTDWLGNGNRASGFQMTMIIMGGAATLMFLFCFSSIKERVVSVKANDSLMRDLKDIAKNDQWLLMISITFLNVFPAFIRGAVTIYYATYVMHASVGFITFFMALGVACNMLGSVIAKPLTDRFDKVKLFRVINVILGILSFALWFVDPTSLTPLLTLFIAINILHLVQSGPILWAMMSDVDDYGDWKFGKRLTGISFAGNLFMLKMGLAVAGAIVAWILSYTGYIANKPGQNPQTIQGIIIMFSLMPMVSYFISAFMARYFKLNNHFLEKIKVDLAKRELESGKSESPSHNEVPAIQPTH; encoded by the coding sequence ATGTCTGCAAATGGAAAACATGGCGCCTACGAAAAGCTGAGCCTTAAAGAGAAAATTGGCTACGGCATGGGCGATGCCGGCTCCTGTATGATATGGAGCGTTCTGGCGCTGTATCTGACCTGGTTTTACACCGATGTTTACGGTCTGGAACCCGGCATCGTCGGGACATTATTTTTGGTCATCCGTATTTTTGACGCTTTCAGCGATCCGGTGATGGGCGCGGTTTGCGACCGCACCAAAAGTCGCTGGGGTAAATTCCGCCCGTGGCTGCTGTGGATGGCTCTGCCCTTTGGTCTGGGCGCAATAGCGATGTTCACTACGCCAGACCTGAGCATGAGCGGGAAAATCATTTATGCCTGGGTTACCTACCTGATTATGTCGCTCATTTATACAGCGATAAATATTCCCTACTGTTCGGTAGCGGGAGTTATTACGTTAAATCAGAAAGAGCGCATGAGCTGTCTGTCATGGCGTTTTTTCCTTAACGGCCTGGCAACCCTTATCATCTCCTCCAGCATTCTTCCCCTGACCGACTGGTTGGGTAACGGCAACCGGGCTTCCGGCTTTCAGATGACGATGATAATTATGGGTGGCGCCGCCACCCTGATGTTCCTGTTCTGCTTTTCCAGCATTAAGGAGCGCGTTGTGTCGGTTAAGGCCAATGATTCATTAATGCGGGATTTGAAAGATATCGCCAAAAACGACCAGTGGCTGCTGATGATCTCTATTACGTTCCTTAACGTCTTTCCGGCATTTATTCGCGGCGCGGTCACCATCTATTACGCCACTTACGTGATGCACGCCTCCGTCGGGTTCATTACCTTTTTTATGGCGCTTGGTGTCGCCTGCAACATGTTGGGCAGCGTTATTGCAAAGCCGCTCACCGATCGCTTCGATAAAGTTAAGCTATTTCGCGTTATCAACGTTATTTTGGGTATCCTGTCTTTCGCGCTGTGGTTTGTCGACCCGACATCACTGACCCCCTTGTTGACGCTGTTTATCGCCATCAACATACTGCATTTGGTTCAGTCCGGTCCAATCCTGTGGGCCATGATGTCCGACGTTGATGACTATGGCGACTGGAAATTTGGCAAACGTCTGACCGGCATCTCCTTCGCTGGCAATTTGTTTATGCTGAAAATGGGTCTTGCGGTAGCCGGGGCCATTGTCGCCTGGATCCTGTCGTATACCGGCTATATCGCCAATAAGCCCGGGCAAAACCCGCAGACGATTCAGGGAATTATTATCATGTTTTCGTTGATGCCAATGGTGAGCTATTTCATCAGCGCATTTATGGCACGCTATTTCAAGCTCAATAATCATTTCCTGGAAAAGATCAAGGTCGATCTCGCGAAACGTGAACTGGAAAGTGGCAAATCAGAGTCACCGTCGCATAACGAGGTTCCTGCTATCCAGCCTACACATTAA
- a CDS encoding DMT family transporter, giving the protein MNARPGIYLKILSTLCATLMLACVKGLQGAIPTGEVIFFRSFIAMFPLLIWLKIQGNVLASIKTKNIFGHLIRGFSGTGGMYFNYLALVSISLADATALSYAAPLFTVIMAALLLKERVHFSRWLGVLVGFSGILFMLSASLTASGSLFAGGQPPSGMALGVVFALLAALCTATSNIQIRFLNGIEKPGAIVFYFSLMTSLIGLATSLFGWARPTPGQLLLLVGCGFFGGMAQILVTLSLRFADASLLAPFDYTTLVWSMAIGYLFLNSLPGSSTLIGAGMVALAGIFTLWCDQRRRRAHIARASS; this is encoded by the coding sequence ATGAACGCCCGACCTGGGATTTATCTAAAAATACTCTCCACCCTGTGCGCGACCTTAATGCTGGCCTGCGTCAAAGGGCTACAGGGGGCGATTCCGACCGGCGAAGTGATTTTCTTCCGCTCCTTTATCGCCATGTTCCCCCTGCTCATCTGGTTAAAAATTCAGGGCAACGTGCTGGCCAGCATTAAGACAAAAAATATTTTCGGCCATTTGATTCGCGGCTTTTCCGGTACCGGCGGGATGTACTTCAACTATCTGGCGCTGGTGTCGATTTCCCTCGCCGATGCCACCGCCCTGAGCTATGCCGCGCCGCTATTCACCGTCATCATGGCGGCCTTACTGCTGAAAGAGCGGGTGCATTTTTCCCGCTGGCTGGGGGTGCTTGTCGGTTTTTCCGGCATCCTGTTTATGCTCTCCGCCAGCTTGACCGCCAGCGGCTCCCTGTTCGCCGGCGGCCAGCCGCCGTCCGGAATGGCCCTCGGGGTCGTCTTCGCTCTGCTGGCCGCGCTCTGCACCGCCACCTCCAACATTCAGATCCGTTTTCTCAACGGCATCGAAAAACCCGGCGCCATCGTCTTTTACTTCTCGCTGATGACCAGCCTGATTGGTCTGGCAACCAGCCTGTTCGGCTGGGCACGGCCAACGCCGGGGCAGCTTCTGTTGCTGGTGGGCTGCGGTTTTTTCGGCGGTATGGCGCAGATTCTGGTCACGCTAAGCCTGCGCTTTGCCGACGCCTCGCTGCTGGCGCCGTTTGATTACACCACGCTGGTCTGGTCGATGGCGATTGGCTACCTGTTCTTAAACAGCCTGCCCGGTTCGTCAACGCTGATCGGTGCGGGGATGGTGGCGCTGGCGGGGATCTTCACCCTGTGGTGCGACCAGCGGCGGCGGCGGGCGCATATTGCGCGCGCCTCGTCATGA
- a CDS encoding ABC transporter substrate-binding protein — translation MKLKRNAGLALALTLVSVSGAACADMLADIHTRGELRCAVYSDVPPFSAPDPQTRQLVGMDVELCHALAKQMGVKAQLVPTSVEARIAVIATGRADVLIANLAYTKTRGRQIQFSDPYYVAKEMLLVKEANADKTLADFKGKRISATKGTTSEQSIVLKGGKPVTFQDAASAFLALEQNKAQGFVTNTMTGIKMIGQAKKDGINLAMIKEPMALEPIGVGMKQGEPQLLTSVNESLKAMDDDGTIDKIWNTWIGPNTEYKMAREERVQPLSSLTFEPLE, via the coding sequence ATGAAACTGAAGCGAAATGCGGGTTTAGCGCTGGCTCTGACGCTGGTGTCGGTGTCCGGCGCCGCGTGCGCCGACATGCTGGCGGATATTCATACGCGCGGTGAGCTGAGGTGCGCGGTCTATTCCGATGTGCCGCCGTTTTCTGCGCCGGATCCGCAAACCCGTCAGTTGGTCGGGATGGACGTTGAGCTCTGCCATGCGCTGGCGAAACAGATGGGGGTCAAGGCGCAGCTGGTTCCCACCTCCGTTGAAGCGCGTATCGCGGTCATCGCCACCGGGCGAGCCGACGTGCTGATCGCCAACCTTGCCTATACCAAAACGCGCGGCCGCCAGATCCAGTTCAGTGACCCTTACTACGTCGCCAAAGAGATGCTGCTGGTCAAAGAGGCGAATGCCGATAAAACCCTCGCCGATTTCAAAGGCAAGCGCATCAGCGCTACCAAGGGCACCACCTCAGAACAATCCATCGTGCTGAAGGGCGGCAAGCCGGTTACCTTCCAGGACGCTGCTTCGGCCTTCCTTGCCCTTGAACAGAATAAAGCGCAGGGCTTCGTCACCAACACCATGACCGGTATCAAAATGATCGGCCAGGCGAAAAAGGACGGCATCAATCTGGCGATGATTAAAGAGCCGATGGCGCTTGAACCCATCGGCGTGGGGATGAAACAGGGCGAACCGCAGCTGCTGACCAGCGTCAATGAAAGCCTGAAGGCGATGGATGACGACGGGACGATAGACAAAATCTGGAATACCTGGATTGGACCGAACACCGAATACAAAATGGCCCGCGAAGAACGGGTACAGCCGCTATCCAGCCTCACGTTTGAACCGCTGGAATAA
- the pxpB gene encoding 5-oxoprolinase subunit PxpB, giving the protein MTPTSKTLLPERRIELHAGAPARISMMGSRAWLIEAPGAFDLPAQRRIWSLAQSLQQWPEVESLIPGVTNLLVLLRDTPEEPTGVERRLRECWLAAQALNVEGRQIDIPVCYGGEHATDLEAVCRHTGFSAREVVRRHSQGVYTVVALGSAPGFGYLHGLDPRLATPRKKVPSLNMLKGTVTIGGPQAGVSVLTGPNGWNAIGYAEIEVFNPHAAIPALMAPGDIIRFLPERVEL; this is encoded by the coding sequence ATGACGCCGACATCGAAAACCTTGTTACCCGAGCGCCGCATTGAGCTTCATGCCGGCGCCCCGGCGCGGATCTCCATGATGGGTAGCCGAGCCTGGCTTATCGAAGCGCCCGGCGCCTTCGACCTTCCGGCGCAGCGGCGCATCTGGTCGCTGGCGCAAAGCCTGCAGCAGTGGCCGGAGGTGGAGTCCTTGATCCCCGGCGTGACCAATTTACTGGTGCTGCTACGCGATACGCCGGAGGAGCCGACGGGGGTGGAGCGCCGTCTGCGCGAGTGCTGGCTGGCGGCGCAGGCGCTCAACGTCGAAGGACGGCAGATTGATATCCCGGTGTGCTACGGCGGGGAACACGCCACCGATCTGGAGGCGGTTTGTCGTCATACCGGGTTTTCCGCCCGGGAGGTCGTTCGTCGGCATTCGCAGGGCGTCTACACCGTGGTGGCGCTCGGCAGCGCGCCGGGGTTCGGCTATTTGCACGGCCTGGATCCGCGCCTGGCGACGCCGCGTAAAAAGGTGCCTTCGCTGAATATGCTCAAGGGGACGGTCACCATCGGCGGGCCGCAGGCCGGAGTCTCGGTGCTGACCGGGCCGAACGGCTGGAACGCCATCGGCTACGCGGAAATTGAGGTATTCAACCCCCATGCCGCCATTCCTGCGCTGATGGCGCCAGGCGATATCATCCGTTTTCTGCCGGAGAGAGTCGAACTGTGA
- a CDS encoding 5-oxoprolinase subunit C family protein — protein MIEIEQSASLNTIQDLGRPAWRHLGVSVSGVMDPLALRAGNTLLGNEENAAAIEVQMFPFRVRFLADTWIALTGADCRARLDGAELPAWWGCAVRKGQMLELRFPRRGARGYLCVAGGIDVPLVLGSRSTALRGGFGGLEGRPLQRGDVLSCGPRLGAPLPASGIGLEPPEVALSAVFPLNAQGDVQIRAIPAGEYPLFAADAPRFWSQAWKISQHSNRTGYRLAGEPLLPAETVEMRSYGLIPGIVQVPPAGEPIIQLSDANTAGGYPKIACVIEEDLWRLGQLQAGQSIQLVQGDTRTAIAVRQEIEGWLLRLRASVAPLTRVVG, from the coding sequence GTGATTGAGATTGAACAAAGCGCATCGCTAAATACGATCCAGGATTTAGGCCGCCCGGCGTGGCGCCACCTTGGCGTCTCGGTGAGCGGCGTGATGGACCCGCTGGCGCTGCGTGCCGGCAACACGCTGCTGGGAAACGAGGAAAACGCGGCGGCAATCGAAGTGCAGATGTTTCCCTTCCGCGTGCGTTTCCTGGCGGATACCTGGATCGCGCTCACCGGCGCCGACTGCCGGGCCAGGCTTGACGGCGCAGAGCTACCGGCCTGGTGGGGCTGCGCGGTACGTAAAGGCCAGATGCTGGAACTACGCTTTCCCCGCCGCGGCGCGCGCGGCTATTTGTGTGTGGCCGGCGGTATTGATGTTCCGCTGGTGCTGGGCTCGCGCAGTACCGCTCTGCGTGGTGGCTTCGGCGGACTCGAGGGCCGGCCGCTGCAGCGCGGCGATGTGCTGTCGTGCGGTCCGAGGCTGGGGGCGCCGCTCCCGGCCTCGGGGATCGGCCTTGAGCCGCCGGAAGTGGCCTTGAGCGCCGTTTTTCCGCTCAACGCTCAGGGCGACGTTCAGATCCGCGCCATCCCCGCCGGCGAGTATCCGCTGTTTGCCGCCGATGCACCGCGCTTCTGGAGCCAGGCGTGGAAAATTTCGCAGCACAGCAACCGTACCGGCTATCGCCTGGCGGGGGAGCCGCTCCTGCCCGCCGAAACGGTTGAAATGCGCTCCTACGGCCTGATCCCGGGTATCGTGCAGGTTCCGCCGGCCGGCGAACCGATTATTCAACTGAGCGATGCCAACACTGCGGGAGGTTATCCCAAAATTGCCTGCGTGATTGAAGAAGACCTCTGGCGCCTGGGCCAACTGCAGGCGGGTCAGTCAATTCAACTGGTACAGGGCGATACGCGTACCGCCATCGCGGTGCGTCAGGAGATTGAAGGCTGGCTGCTGCGCCTGCGCGCCAGCGTAGCGCCGCTGACCAGGGTTGTCGGTTGA
- a CDS encoding 5-oxoprolinase subunit PxpA — protein sequence MKIDVNSDMGEGFGVYQLCDDSALMNIVSSANIACGFHAGDPAIMTRMVRLAQARGVGIGAHPGLPDRQGFGRKEMSFSADEICQQVVYQLGALSAIARAEGTRVAHLSFHAAMGNMINRDDALALRVMQAVSRIDSQLIIFCQPDTTIERAAQARGLPTLTLFLADRAYDDRGQLVPRGIAGSLIKEETAVRARVRQFLQQGTVTTFSGNTLPVRARSILVHSDTPGSLTLATLVRSEIESCGAMVAPAAEVLAQ from the coding sequence ATGAAAATTGATGTGAACTCCGATATGGGAGAAGGTTTTGGCGTCTATCAGTTATGTGATGACTCGGCGCTAATGAATATTGTTTCCTCCGCCAACATTGCCTGCGGTTTTCACGCGGGGGATCCGGCGATTATGACCCGAATGGTGCGTCTGGCGCAGGCGCGCGGCGTAGGTATCGGTGCTCACCCCGGCCTGCCGGACCGCCAGGGATTTGGGCGCAAAGAGATGTCGTTCTCCGCCGATGAAATCTGCCAACAGGTGGTTTATCAGCTTGGCGCGCTCTCCGCCATTGCCCGTGCCGAGGGCACCCGCGTCGCCCATCTGAGCTTTCACGCGGCGATGGGGAATATGATTAACCGCGACGATGCCCTGGCGCTGCGAGTCATGCAGGCCGTCTCCCGGATCGATTCGCAACTGATTATCTTCTGCCAGCCGGACACTACCATTGAACGGGCGGCGCAGGCCAGAGGGTTGCCGACGCTGACGCTGTTTCTCGCTGACCGGGCCTACGACGATCGCGGGCAGCTGGTCCCGCGCGGTATCGCCGGTTCCCTGATCAAAGAGGAGACGGCGGTGCGCGCCAGAGTACGGCAGTTTCTGCAACAGGGTACGGTGACCACCTTTAGCGGCAATACGCTGCCGGTACGTGCGCGTTCTATCCTGGTTCATAGCGATACCCCGGGCTCGCTGACGCTGGCGACGCTGGTTCGCAGTGAGATTGAATCCTGCGGCGCGATGGTAGCGCCGGCGGCGGAGGTGCTGGCGCAGTAA
- a CDS encoding pyridoxal phosphate-dependent aminotransferase: MPDIADRLNNVTVSASVAMTQKARDLAARGIDVVGLSTGEPDFPTPPHVIDAAYAAARAGDTRYPPTDGTPTLRAAIQRKFLRDNELRYDVSQILTAGGARQIIFNAMMATINPGDEVIIPVPSWISYADIVKFAGGTPVAVTCHEEYGFKPLPQDIEAAITPKTKWLLLNYPGNPTGSVATHAELQALGETLLRHPQIWIMTDDIYEHLLYDGVKFWTLAQVEPRLYDRVLTVNGVSKAYSMTGWRLGFCGGPQALIKAMSNVNTQNSGGVATLSQAGSVAALDGPQDLLAERAEIYRQRRDYVLARLAGIPGLRCHRPQGAFYLFVNIAEFIGKTSAGGHRIDSDADFVMALIEEQHVVTVQGAAYGISPYFRLSYATSMERLQTGCDRLAAFCTGCR, encoded by the coding sequence ATGCCTGATATCGCCGATCGTCTCAACAATGTTACCGTCTCCGCCTCCGTCGCCATGACGCAAAAGGCTCGCGATCTCGCCGCGCGGGGAATCGACGTCGTCGGTCTCTCGACCGGCGAACCGGACTTTCCCACACCGCCGCACGTGATCGATGCCGCCTACGCCGCAGCGCGCGCCGGGGATACCCGCTACCCGCCGACGGACGGCACGCCCACGCTGCGCGCCGCTATTCAGCGCAAGTTCCTGCGCGACAATGAACTGCGCTATGACGTCAGCCAGATCCTGACCGCCGGCGGCGCCCGACAGATCATCTTCAACGCCATGATGGCGACGATTAACCCCGGCGACGAAGTGATCATCCCCGTGCCGTCGTGGATCAGCTACGCCGATATCGTTAAATTCGCCGGCGGAACGCCGGTTGCGGTGACCTGCCATGAAGAGTATGGCTTTAAACCGCTGCCGCAGGACATCGAAGCGGCGATCACGCCGAAAACCAAATGGCTGCTGTTGAACTATCCCGGCAATCCGACCGGCTCCGTCGCCACGCATGCCGAGCTGCAGGCGCTGGGCGAAACGCTGCTGCGTCATCCACAGATCTGGATCATGACCGACGATATCTATGAGCATCTGCTGTACGACGGCGTGAAATTCTGGACCCTGGCTCAGGTGGAGCCCCGGCTGTACGATCGCGTTTTGACGGTGAACGGCGTCTCGAAAGCCTACTCGATGACCGGCTGGCGGCTGGGTTTTTGCGGCGGCCCGCAGGCGCTGATCAAAGCCATGAGCAACGTCAATACGCAAAATAGCGGCGGCGTGGCGACGCTGTCGCAGGCAGGCTCCGTCGCCGCACTCGACGGCCCGCAGGATCTGCTGGCCGAGCGGGCGGAAATCTACCGCCAGCGCCGCGATTACGTACTTGCGCGCCTTGCCGGTATTCCCGGCCTGCGCTGCCATAGGCCGCAGGGGGCCTTCTATCTGTTCGTGAACATCGCTGAATTTATCGGCAAAACCAGCGCCGGCGGGCATCGCATCGACAGCGACGCCGATTTCGTGATGGCGCTTATCGAAGAGCAACATGTGGTGACGGTACAGGGGGCGGCCTACGGCATAAGCCCCTACTTCCGCCTCTCTTACGCCACCAGTATGGAACGCTTGCAAACCGGTTGCGATCGTCTCGCGGCCTTCTGCACGGGTTGCCGTTAA
- the nac gene encoding nitrogen assimilation transcriptional regulator NAC, with protein sequence MNLRRLKYFIKIVDVGSLTQAADILHIAQPALSQQLATLEGEVDQQLLIRTKRGVTPTDAGKILYTHAQAILRQCAQAQSAIDGAGRTLSGQVSVGLAPGTAAQQLAIPLLTEVQRQHPGIVLYFNENFGTTLSELIMSGRMDMAVIYGDRDIHGLRFLPLMKEALFFVCPHALGEPRREIPLAEVARYDLFLPRIYNIMRKAADDAFTQVGLSYRVKCEIESQTSLNAALAAELGGTIMPESAARAMLQPANAWMARIVEPNVLTSLSFCMSDHLPLSQPAEAVKGILLSLMAQRTEDNRPLTLVG encoded by the coding sequence ATGAATCTTCGCCGCCTGAAATATTTCATCAAAATTGTCGACGTGGGGAGCCTGACGCAGGCCGCAGACATTCTGCACATTGCCCAGCCGGCGCTCAGCCAGCAACTGGCGACCCTGGAAGGCGAGGTCGATCAGCAGCTATTGATTCGCACCAAGCGCGGCGTAACGCCAACCGACGCTGGGAAAATTCTCTATACCCACGCCCAGGCTATTTTGCGTCAGTGCGCGCAGGCGCAGAGCGCCATCGACGGCGCGGGGCGGACTCTGAGCGGCCAGGTCTCCGTCGGCCTGGCGCCGGGCACCGCCGCCCAGCAGCTGGCGATCCCGCTGTTGACCGAAGTGCAACGCCAGCATCCCGGAATTGTGCTCTATTTCAATGAGAACTTTGGCACGACCCTCAGCGAATTAATCATGAGCGGTCGAATGGACATGGCGGTGATTTACGGCGATCGCGATATTCATGGCCTGCGTTTTCTACCGCTGATGAAAGAGGCGCTCTTTTTCGTCTGTCCGCATGCGTTGGGGGAGCCGCGGCGCGAAATTCCCCTCGCGGAGGTCGCCCGCTACGACCTGTTCCTGCCACGAATTTATAACATTATGCGTAAAGCCGCGGACGATGCCTTTACCCAGGTCGGGCTGAGCTATCGGGTGAAGTGCGAGATTGAATCGCAGACCTCGCTTAACGCGGCATTAGCGGCGGAGCTCGGCGGCACCATCATGCCGGAGTCCGCTGCGCGCGCTATGCTCCAGCCCGCCAATGCCTGGATGGCGAGAATTGTCGAACCCAATGTGCTCACCTCGCTCTCTTTCTGTATGTCCGACCATCTGCCGCTTTCGCAGCCCGCGGAAGCGGTGAAGGGGATTTTGCTCTCCCTGATGGCGCAGCGGACCGAGGACAATCGGCCACTAACCCTGGTGGGATAA
- a CDS encoding acetyl-CoA carboxylase biotin carboxyl carrier protein, whose amino-acid sequence MMEKELIALEDVRQLAQKMYHAGLRELEWRGANWSVRLHYPGGDTMAEPLPLPPTVAETSLLPVCSPMPGRLLLSHPSHGEAFVSEGQHIEPHDILALVQVGPLYLPVCSPVAGTLKSLVATAGSRLEYGSEIALLLPTDTVLAKL is encoded by the coding sequence ATGATGGAAAAAGAACTGATAGCCCTTGAGGATGTGCGCCAGCTGGCGCAGAAAATGTACCACGCCGGATTACGGGAGCTGGAGTGGCGCGGCGCGAACTGGTCGGTTCGCCTGCACTATCCCGGCGGCGACACGATGGCCGAACCGCTGCCTCTGCCGCCGACCGTGGCCGAAACCAGCCTGCTGCCGGTGTGTTCCCCGATGCCGGGACGCCTACTGCTGAGCCACCCCAGCCATGGAGAGGCGTTCGTTAGCGAAGGGCAGCACATTGAGCCGCACGATATTCTCGCGCTGGTGCAGGTCGGGCCGCTCTATTTACCGGTGTGCAGCCCGGTGGCCGGGACGCTCAAAAGCCTTGTCGCGACGGCGGGGAGCCGGCTGGAATACGGCAGCGAGATCGCGTTGCTGCTGCCCACGGACACCGTCTTGGCGAAGTTATAA
- a CDS encoding SDR family oxidoreductase, translating to MPFSDYKVALVTGASAGMGEAIVERLCQEGILVHAVARRHEQLAALADRTGCIPHVVDVGDLQALTALCRDLQVDILVNNAGVSHPGSILDADADWIDTQVDVNLRAVLHLCRLLVPGMVARDCGHVINITSIAAIYNFNGNSIYHSTKAGVHALSRQLRVDCYGKRVRITEICPGRVATEIFGNVSGDHEEARRRFIDGFELPQAKDIADCVAFALATPVAVNIGNIEITPTLQVPGGLSTMRPGDRES from the coding sequence ATGCCATTTTCAGATTATAAAGTGGCCCTGGTGACCGGCGCTTCCGCCGGGATGGGTGAAGCGATTGTCGAACGCCTTTGTCAGGAAGGGATTTTGGTCCATGCGGTAGCGCGTCGTCATGAACAGTTAGCCGCTCTGGCGGACAGAACCGGCTGCATTCCCCACGTCGTCGACGTCGGCGACCTTCAGGCGCTGACCGCGCTGTGCCGGGATTTGCAGGTTGATATTCTGGTGAACAACGCTGGCGTTTCCCATCCTGGCTCCATTCTTGATGCCGATGCCGACTGGATCGATACCCAGGTGGATGTCAACCTGCGCGCCGTGCTGCACCTGTGCCGCCTGCTGGTCCCGGGGATGGTGGCGCGCGACTGCGGCCACGTGATTAACATCACCTCCATCGCCGCGATTTATAACTTCAACGGCAATTCCATCTACCACTCCACCAAAGCGGGTGTGCATGCGCTGTCGCGCCAGCTGCGCGTCGATTGTTACGGCAAGCGGGTGCGGATCACCGAAATTTGCCCGGGGCGAGTGGCGACGGAGATCTTCGGTAACGTTTCCGGCGATCACGAAGAGGCGCGCCGCCGTTTTATCGATGGTTTCGAGCTGCCGCAGGCAAAAGATATCGCCGACTGCGTGGCTTTTGCGCTCGCCACGCCGGTAGCGGTTAACATCGGCAACATCGAGATCACCCCGACGCTGCAGGTTCCCGGCGGGCTATCTACGATGCGCCCCGGTGACCGCGAATCCTGA